The genomic stretch TGAAAAATACTTTGCAGTTCATGATAGCCATTTTCACGGCGACCGGTGATATGTAAAAACAAATTCAGTTTAGCAGGTGAGGGAACACGAATCATCATGGGCTGGAATCAGGTCAATTAACGGTTTTCAATGATCATTGTAATACGGTTTTCCGCGCCATTTCCAAGTGACTGCTTTAAAATCAAGCGGTTTGGCATTTTGGCCTGCGCATTATAATTGAGATCGACCGTCCAGCCCTGTTCGATAATCTGGTTAATCCGCTGTGTATCGTCTTTTTGTAATTTGGCAGTCGTGGTGGCAGGGCGGGCTTGTACCCAATCGACTAAATAACTGATCGGCGCTTGCCAGCCTGTTGCGCGTTGGAGTAATTCCTCGGCAGTTGCGGCCTGAATCAGACCTGTTTTGGCACTGTTTAAGGTTACTTGCCCCGGTGTGCCAGAAATCTGGGTTTTACCGACGCCTAAGATACCGCTGAGCTCAATATCAAATTCTTCCTGCTGTTGTACCCAGGTAAAGAATGCACTGCCAGTCTGTTGAGGGGTGCGAACGCCAATTTTACCTTGCAGTTGGAATTGATTCTCCGCCTGTACAGACGGAGTGGCAGGCGTTTGTGGCTTGATCATCTGCTGACAGCCAGTTAAAAATAAAGCAGTGGCTGCAAAGGCACAGCAGCCCAATTGGCTCAAATTGCGCATAAATTAATTAACTCGTTTTGGTTTGTGGTGCTAACAATAGCGAATTAAGTTGTTTCAATTCTGGGTCATTTGGATGGTTTTGTTGTAATTGTTGTAACACTTGGTGGAAGTGTTGTAGATCACCTTTCATGTACAACGACCGGGCATAACGCACGCCAATCTTTACATTCGGATTCAATTGATAGGCTTTGTATAACACGTCTGCAGCTGTGGCGAAGTCATTCTGTAAATAACAGATATAACCATAGGTATCCAGAATGGATGCCTGTTCTGGTGCATA from Acinetobacter lwoffii encodes the following:
- the lolB gene encoding lipoprotein insertase outer membrane protein LolB, translated to MRNLSQLGCCAFAATALFLTGCQQMIKPQTPATPSVQAENQFQLQGKIGVRTPQQTGSAFFTWVQQQEEFDIELSGILGVGKTQISGTPGQVTLNSAKTGLIQAATAEELLQRATGWQAPISYLVDWVQARPATTTAKLQKDDTQRINQIIEQGWTVDLNYNAQAKMPNRLILKQSLGNGAENRITMIIENR